One region of Kogia breviceps isolate mKogBre1 chromosome 17, mKogBre1 haplotype 1, whole genome shotgun sequence genomic DNA includes:
- the RIDA gene encoding 2-iminobutanoate/2-iminopropanoate deaminase isoform X2, translating to MSSLIRKVISTAKAPAAIGPYSQAVLVDRTIYISGQLGMDPASGQLVPGGVAEEAKQALTNMGEILKAAGCDFTNVVKTTVLLADINDFNTVNDIYKQYFQSSFPARAAYQVAALPKCTAMSSPLGLVSSL from the exons ATGTCGTCTTTGATCAGAAAGGTGATCAGCACCGCGAAAGCCCCAGCGGCCATTGGTCCCTACAG TCAGGCTGTGTTAGTCGACAGGACCATTTACATTTCAGGACAGCTAGGCATGGATCCTGCAAGTGGACAGCTTGTGCCAGGAGGGGTGGCAGAAGAGGCTAAACAA GCTCTTACAAACATGGGTGAAATTCTGAAAGCAGCAGGCTGTGACTTCACAAATG TGGTAAAAACAACTGTTTTGCTGGCTGACATAAACGACTTCAATACTGTCAATGACATCTACAAACAAT atttccaGAGTAGTTTTCCTGCAAGAGCTGCTTACCAGGTTGCTGCTTTGCCCAAA TGCACTGCTATGAGTTCACCTTTGGGCCTTGTGTCTTCCCTGTGA
- the RIDA gene encoding 2-iminobutanoate/2-iminopropanoate deaminase isoform X1, whose amino-acid sequence MSSLIRKVISTAKAPAAIGPYSQAVLVDRTIYISGQLGMDPASGQLVPGGVAEEAKQALTNMGEILKAAGCDFTNVVKTTVLLADINDFNTVNDIYKQYFQSSFPARAAYQVAALPKGGHVEIEAVAVQGPLVTASL is encoded by the exons ATGTCGTCTTTGATCAGAAAGGTGATCAGCACCGCGAAAGCCCCAGCGGCCATTGGTCCCTACAG TCAGGCTGTGTTAGTCGACAGGACCATTTACATTTCAGGACAGCTAGGCATGGATCCTGCAAGTGGACAGCTTGTGCCAGGAGGGGTGGCAGAAGAGGCTAAACAA GCTCTTACAAACATGGGTGAAATTCTGAAAGCAGCAGGCTGTGACTTCACAAATG TGGTAAAAACAACTGTTTTGCTGGCTGACATAAACGACTTCAATACTGTCAATGACATCTACAAACAAT atttccaGAGTAGTTTTCCTGCAAGAGCTGCTTACCAGGTTGCTGCTTTGCCCAAA GGAGGCCATGTTGAGATTGAAGCAGTAGCTGTCCAAGGACCTCTCGTGACAGCATCACTCTAA
- the RIDA gene encoding 2-iminobutanoate/2-iminopropanoate deaminase isoform X3, whose translation MSSLIRKVISTAKAPAAIGPYSQAVLVDRTIYISGQLGMDPASGQLVPGGVAEEAKQALTNMGEILKAAGCDFTNVVKTTVLLADINDFNTVNDIYKQYFQSSFPARAAYQVAALPKNNIRENLEQQ comes from the exons ATGTCGTCTTTGATCAGAAAGGTGATCAGCACCGCGAAAGCCCCAGCGGCCATTGGTCCCTACAG TCAGGCTGTGTTAGTCGACAGGACCATTTACATTTCAGGACAGCTAGGCATGGATCCTGCAAGTGGACAGCTTGTGCCAGGAGGGGTGGCAGAAGAGGCTAAACAA GCTCTTACAAACATGGGTGAAATTCTGAAAGCAGCAGGCTGTGACTTCACAAATG TGGTAAAAACAACTGTTTTGCTGGCTGACATAAACGACTTCAATACTGTCAATGACATCTACAAACAAT atttccaGAGTAGTTTTCCTGCAAGAGCTGCTTACCAGGTTGCTGCTTTGCCCAAA